In a single window of the Rhodoligotrophos appendicifer genome:
- a CDS encoding ABC transporter substrate-binding protein, whose translation MKRLRALTASLVGVAAVIGFGAASPVHAAGELHLYNWGDYINPEVIDKFSKEFDVKVTLDTYSTNEEMLAKIQAGATGYDLVWPSVHMHDIMQQLELLEKTDVNTLPGFENIDKAALRSKQDPKAEYCLPYAWGVVGIFYNKTLVPEIKSWKDFFAYAEKNPGKVTLLDDLRETLGIGLIVDGKSVNSRDPAEIKAAEEYILKQKPNIAAFRYDVLPLVTSGDIAASHYYVGAVLNVLENPKDLAFVVPEEGATMYQEDLCMLKTAPNKENALKFMEFMMRPDVSVLNTTMLTNGSVNTAAIPLLPDNLKNHPATNPPADVRAKLQIFEDLGPDLKLYDRAWSRVKSN comes from the coding sequence ATGAAGCGATTAAGAGCGTTGACCGCCTCCCTCGTCGGGGTCGCGGCCGTCATCGGCTTCGGCGCCGCAAGCCCGGTTCACGCTGCGGGTGAGTTGCACCTCTATAATTGGGGCGATTACATCAACCCGGAAGTGATCGACAAGTTCAGCAAGGAGTTCGACGTCAAGGTCACCCTCGACACCTACAGCACGAACGAGGAGATGCTGGCCAAGATCCAGGCCGGCGCCACGGGCTACGATCTCGTCTGGCCGTCGGTGCACATGCACGACATCATGCAGCAGCTCGAGCTTCTGGAGAAGACCGACGTCAATACGCTGCCCGGCTTCGAGAACATCGACAAGGCGGCCCTGCGCTCCAAGCAGGATCCCAAGGCTGAATATTGCCTGCCTTACGCCTGGGGTGTCGTCGGCATCTTCTACAACAAGACCCTCGTGCCGGAGATCAAGAGCTGGAAGGACTTCTTCGCCTATGCCGAGAAGAACCCCGGCAAGGTGACCTTGCTCGACGATCTGCGCGAGACGCTCGGCATCGGCCTGATCGTCGACGGCAAGTCGGTGAATTCCCGCGACCCGGCCGAGATCAAGGCCGCCGAGGAGTACATCCTGAAGCAGAAGCCGAACATCGCCGCCTTCCGCTACGACGTGCTGCCGCTGGTGACCTCCGGCGACATCGCCGCCTCGCATTATTATGTCGGCGCCGTCTTGAACGTCCTCGAAAACCCGAAGGATCTGGCCTTCGTGGTGCCTGAGGAGGGTGCCACCATGTATCAGGAAGATCTCTGCATGCTGAAGACGGCGCCGAACAAGGAGAATGCGCTGAAATTCATGGAGTTCATGATGCGCCCCGACGTGTCGGTCCTGAACACCACCATGTTGACCAACGGCTCGGTCAATACTGCAGCGATCCCGCTCCTGCCCGACAATCTGAAAAATCACCCGGCGACCAACCCGCCGGCGGATGTTCGCGCCAAGCTGCAGATCTTCGAGGATCTCGGGCCCGATCTGAAGCTCTATGACCGCGCCTGGTCGCGGGTGAAATCCAACTGA
- a CDS encoding ABC transporter permease — protein sequence MAGWARAIRKASAPAALLMPITLLLGVFFLVPLGIMVVYSFLEAGMYGGVTWTFYPYNYGRILGWPIGGGEEFDPVYLWIFLNSVRFALMTVVVTLLICYPAAFWVAGMPANRKTLILFLITLPFFANLLIRIYAWLLLLRPTGFINTILQALGVIAEPLNMIFTEFAVVVGLVYTLVPFMFLPIYANVERLDGALLQASQDLGATPLQTFRRVILPLTLPGIAGGSIIVFIPALGNFIIPAFLGGSKVQMTGNVIERQFLQARNWPFGASLTMLIMAVVMTLLLIYTVKIMRRGDDRQAAG from the coding sequence ATGGCGGGCTGGGCGCGCGCGATCCGCAAGGCCTCGGCGCCAGCCGCTTTGCTGATGCCGATCACCCTCCTGCTCGGCGTCTTCTTCCTGGTCCCCCTCGGCATCATGGTGGTCTACAGCTTCCTCGAGGCGGGGATGTATGGCGGGGTCACCTGGACCTTCTACCCCTATAATTACGGCCGCATCCTGGGCTGGCCGATCGGTGGCGGCGAGGAATTCGACCCCGTCTATCTGTGGATCTTCCTCAATTCCGTCCGCTTCGCCCTGATGACGGTCGTCGTCACCTTGTTGATCTGCTACCCGGCCGCCTTCTGGGTCGCCGGCATGCCGGCCAACCGCAAGACCCTGATCCTGTTCCTGATCACCCTGCCCTTCTTCGCCAATCTGCTGATCCGGATCTATGCCTGGCTTCTGCTGCTGCGGCCGACCGGTTTCATCAACACGATCCTGCAGGCCCTGGGCGTGATCGCCGAGCCGTTGAACATGATCTTCACCGAATTCGCGGTGGTCGTGGGTCTCGTCTACACGCTCGTGCCCTTCATGTTCCTGCCGATCTACGCCAATGTCGAGCGGCTGGACGGCGCCCTGCTCCAGGCCTCCCAGGATCTCGGCGCGACCCCTCTGCAGACCTTCCGGCGCGTGATTCTGCCCTTGACCCTGCCCGGCATCGCCGGCGGCTCGATCATCGTGTTTATCCCCGCTCTGGGCAATTTCATCATTCCTGCCTTTCTCGGCGGCTCGAAGGTGCAGATGACGGGCAACGTCATCGAGCGCCAGTTCCTGCAGGCGCGGAACTGGCCCTTCGGCGCCAGCCTCACCATGTTGATCATGGCCGTCGTGATGACCTTGCTGCTGATCTACACGGTCAAGATCATGCGCCGCGGCGACGACAGACAGGCGGCCGGCTGA
- a CDS encoding ABC transporter permease, translating into MGAQRKRRSVLRGALNAYGALFLVFLYAPLVLIFVYSFNANPINMAIWSGFTTDWYKFLFGMQPAGAAFDSAFAESPDKIMAAVRNSLIVALSASTLSTIIGTATALAIARYHFFGKRAYQGLLLLPMLMPDIVLGLALLIFFVGLGMKLGLFTIVIGHCTFLSSYVFIVVSARLAGMDQSLERASADLGAGPWTTFRRITLPQIMPGVLGGFLLAFIISLDDVVITYFIAGVDSQTLPLFILAMMRRGVRPQVNALAVLLILFTFVIASIGLYLRSRRT; encoded by the coding sequence ATGGGCGCCCAGCGCAAGCGACGCTCCGTGCTCAGAGGCGCACTCAATGCCTATGGCGCGCTGTTCCTGGTCTTTCTCTATGCGCCGCTGGTGCTGATCTTCGTCTATTCCTTCAATGCCAATCCGATCAACATGGCGATCTGGAGCGGCTTCACCACCGATTGGTACAAATTCCTGTTCGGCATGCAGCCTGCGGGCGCCGCCTTCGACAGCGCCTTTGCGGAATCCCCCGACAAGATCATGGCCGCGGTCCGCAACAGCCTGATCGTCGCCCTGTCCGCCAGCACCCTCTCGACCATCATCGGCACCGCCACCGCATTGGCCATCGCCCGCTACCACTTCTTCGGCAAGCGCGCCTATCAGGGCCTTCTGCTGCTGCCCATGCTGATGCCCGACATCGTGCTCGGCCTGGCCCTCCTCATCTTCTTCGTCGGCCTCGGCATGAAGCTCGGCCTGTTCACCATCGTCATCGGCCACTGCACGTTTCTGTCGAGCTACGTCTTCATCGTGGTGAGTGCGCGTCTGGCCGGCATGGATCAGAGCCTGGAGCGGGCCTCAGCCGATCTCGGCGCCGGCCCCTGGACGACCTTCCGCCGGATCACCCTGCCGCAGATCATGCCGGGCGTCCTCGGCGGCTTCCTGCTCGCCTTCATCATCTCCCTCGATGACGTGGTCATCACCTATTTCATCGCCGGCGTCGATTCCCAGACCCTGCCCCTGTTTATCCTGGCGATGATGCGCCGTGGCGTGCGCCCGCAGGTCAATGCGCTGGCCGTTCTGCTGATTCTCTTCACCTTCGTGATCGCCTCGATCGGGCTCTATCTGCGATCGCGACGAACCTGA
- a CDS encoding N,N-dimethylformamidase beta subunit family domain-containing protein, translating into MLSLIAYPSRLSVAPGESIDIMVGAYGASRYRADLRRIIQGDINPEGPGYKDEPIDFDLGGDRPARHQPLTPGSYIRIPGRGILSDLASLTIATVIWPTRLAQRRQAIISLGPHLELSIGSDGVPVFEMAGAGSLSLSSPLVEKRWCVLVASYDATTGSATLAALSPETGRAWETRTGPFSSGWTGLGIDEAIIGAGATAQGGIENHFDGKIDSPALFAADLSPDEALRCLSDPDALPRNPHLLAAWAFGRDMDGVTIRDASPHHLDGVTVNCPARAMTGWRWHGQSLCWSERPDLYSAIHFHADDMGDAGWEPDLSFTIPEDLRSGIYAVRLVPDDDEAAAFYCIFAVRPPRDRITGNTVAFLMPTASYLAYANHRLGLDVPGTETGMGRLVEIDAHHDFLQRHPELGFSFYEVHDDGSGVFYSSRLRPIVDLQPKVKGFLGGVGSNLWAFNADTHITGWLDHIGQEFDVLTDEDLHEDGLALLRRYRVVITGTHPEYHSTPMLDALQGFVDRGGRLIYLGGNGFYWRISYSDKQPGIIECRRSEAGIRPWEPGQGQFFHAFTGEYGGLWRRNQRPPNLLCGVGMTAQGFDVSEPYHRLPASEDPRADFVLAGIAEGPIGAFGLSGGGAAGLEIDRADPAQGTPPHALVLATSTRHTDIYLMTPEDLLDPTPDWTGTQSELIRADMTFFETRGGGAVFSTGSVAWAGAMAWNGYANDVARITANVLRRFDDPAPFDCPADT; encoded by the coding sequence GTGCTGTCCCTGATCGCCTACCCCTCGCGCCTGAGCGTCGCCCCGGGCGAGAGCATCGACATCATGGTCGGCGCCTATGGCGCCAGCCGCTATCGCGCCGACCTGCGCCGGATCATCCAGGGCGACATCAATCCCGAGGGCCCCGGCTACAAGGACGAGCCCATCGATTTCGATCTGGGCGGCGACCGGCCGGCGCGCCATCAACCGCTCACGCCCGGCTCCTATATCCGCATTCCCGGTCGCGGGATCCTCAGCGATCTGGCGAGCCTCACCATCGCGACGGTGATCTGGCCGACGCGGCTCGCCCAGCGGCGCCAGGCCATCATCTCCCTCGGCCCGCATCTCGAGCTTTCCATCGGAAGTGACGGGGTGCCGGTCTTCGAGATGGCCGGCGCGGGATCGCTCTCCCTCTCCTCACCCCTCGTCGAGAAGCGCTGGTGCGTCCTGGTCGCCTCTTATGACGCCACGACCGGCAGTGCCACCCTGGCGGCTCTCTCCCCCGAGACCGGCAGGGCCTGGGAAACGCGCACCGGCCCGTTTTCCTCCGGCTGGACGGGTCTTGGCATCGACGAGGCCATCATCGGCGCGGGGGCCACCGCTCAGGGCGGCATCGAGAACCATTTCGACGGCAAGATCGACAGTCCCGCTTTGTTCGCCGCAGACCTGTCGCCCGACGAGGCCCTCCGCTGTCTCAGCGATCCGGACGCTCTGCCGCGCAATCCTCACCTGCTTGCCGCCTGGGCCTTTGGCCGCGACATGGACGGCGTGACGATCCGCGATGCCTCGCCCCATCATCTCGACGGCGTCACCGTGAACTGCCCTGCCCGGGCCATGACCGGCTGGCGCTGGCACGGCCAGTCCCTCTGCTGGTCCGAGCGCCCCGATCTCTACAGCGCCATCCACTTCCACGCCGACGACATGGGCGATGCCGGTTGGGAGCCAGATCTTTCCTTCACCATCCCTGAGGATCTGCGCAGCGGCATCTATGCCGTGCGCCTGGTCCCCGACGACGACGAGGCCGCAGCCTTCTACTGCATCTTCGCTGTCCGCCCCCCGCGCGACCGCATCACCGGGAACACCGTCGCCTTCCTCATGCCGACGGCGAGCTATCTGGCCTATGCCAATCACCGCCTCGGCCTCGATGTGCCCGGCACCGAGACGGGCATGGGGCGCCTGGTCGAAATCGATGCCCATCACGACTTCCTGCAGCGCCATCCGGAACTCGGCTTTTCCTTCTACGAGGTCCATGACGACGGCAGCGGCGTCTTCTACTCCTCGCGCCTGCGTCCCATCGTCGACCTGCAACCCAAGGTGAAGGGCTTTCTCGGCGGCGTCGGCTCCAATCTCTGGGCCTTCAACGCCGACACCCACATCACCGGCTGGCTCGACCATATCGGCCAGGAATTCGACGTCCTCACCGACGAGGACCTGCACGAGGACGGCCTGGCCCTGCTGCGCCGCTACCGGGTGGTGATCACCGGCACCCATCCCGAATATCATTCGACGCCCATGCTCGACGCCCTGCAGGGCTTCGTCGACCGGGGCGGGCGGCTGATCTATCTCGGCGGCAACGGCTTTTATTGGCGCATCTCCTACAGCGACAAGCAGCCCGGGATCATCGAATGCCGCCGCTCCGAGGCCGGCATCCGGCCCTGGGAGCCGGGACAGGGCCAGTTCTTCCACGCCTTCACCGGCGAATATGGCGGCCTGTGGCGCCGCAACCAGCGCCCGCCGAACCTCTTATGCGGGGTCGGCATGACGGCCCAGGGCTTCGACGTCTCCGAGCCCTATCACCGCCTGCCGGCGAGCGAGGACCCCCGCGCGGACTTCGTGCTTGCCGGGATCGCCGAGGGTCCCATCGGCGCCTTCGGTCTGTCGGGCGGAGGTGCGGCGGGTCTCGAGATCGATCGCGCCGATCCGGCCCAGGGCACCCCGCCCCACGCCCTCGTGCTGGCGACCTCGACCCGGCACACCGACATCTATCTGATGACGCCGGAGGACCTTCTCGACCCGACCCCGGACTGGACCGGCACCCAGTCCGAGCTGATCCGGGCCGACATGACCTTCTTCGAGACCCGCGGCGGCGGGGCCGTCTTCTCCACCGGCTCCGTCGCCTGGGCGGGCGCCATGGCCTGGAACGGCTATGCCAACGACGTCGCCCGGATCACGGCCAATGTGCTCCGCCGCTTCGATGACCCGGCACCCTTCGATTGCCCAGCCGACACCTGA
- a CDS encoding FAD-dependent oxidoreductase, which translates to MSDDAFDVVVIGAGVFGLATSLELAKRGHRVAVIDRWGIGHPVTSSTGASRSIRVSYDHPVYVGLALQAIEAWRALEAETGRTILHLTGQIDLGPADKLAALASTVAAAGLPMRDIGANETRALFPELRLKPGERALFHEQAGTVLAEAGLAALLQAAVSRGVVVRAPERVTRIRGEAPLVIDTDRGSLSAGRIVIAAGPWTGELLAMLGLGLPLSPAIAQVTFLSAPELVDRPGLVEWQAFGATGIYAHPVPGIGYKIALDAGSEGWDPDTEEWGPVLAEERQVLDWLSSRLTLAAVTVQRTQRHPWTMTPDADFVIGASLKGAVTLACGCSGHAFKFGPALGPLVADALEGRAIPELFSPARPGLRAAAPSPAAPITR; encoded by the coding sequence ATGAGTGACGATGCCTTTGATGTTGTCGTGATCGGGGCCGGTGTCTTCGGCCTCGCCACGAGCCTCGAACTCGCCAAGCGGGGGCACCGTGTCGCTGTCATCGACCGCTGGGGCATCGGCCATCCCGTCACCTCCTCGACCGGTGCCTCCCGCAGCATCCGCGTGTCCTATGATCACCCGGTCTATGTCGGGCTCGCTCTGCAAGCGATCGAGGCCTGGCGCGCGCTGGAGGCGGAAACCGGCCGCACCATCCTTCATCTGACCGGTCAGATCGACCTCGGTCCTGCCGACAAGCTGGCGGCGTTGGCGTCAACCGTTGCGGCGGCTGGCCTCCCCATGCGGGACATCGGCGCGAACGAAACCCGCGCTCTGTTTCCGGAGCTCCGCCTGAAGCCGGGCGAGAGGGCCCTGTTTCACGAGCAGGCGGGAACCGTCCTGGCGGAAGCGGGTCTGGCGGCCCTGCTCCAGGCGGCCGTGAGCCGCGGCGTGGTCGTTCGCGCCCCGGAGCGGGTCACGCGCATCCGCGGCGAGGCACCCCTGGTGATCGACACCGACCGCGGCTCGTTGAGCGCCGGGCGAATCGTCATCGCGGCGGGCCCCTGGACCGGCGAACTCCTCGCCATGCTGGGGCTTGGCCTCCCCCTCTCCCCGGCCATCGCCCAGGTGACGTTTCTCTCCGCACCCGAGCTTGTCGATCGGCCTGGCCTCGTCGAGTGGCAGGCCTTCGGCGCCACCGGCATCTACGCCCATCCCGTCCCCGGCATCGGCTACAAGATCGCCCTCGATGCCGGCAGTGAGGGGTGGGACCCCGACACCGAAGAATGGGGCCCCGTCCTTGCCGAGGAACGCCAGGTCCTCGACTGGCTCTCCAGCCGCTTGACGCTGGCCGCCGTCACGGTCCAGCGGACGCAGCGCCATCCCTGGACCATGACGCCGGATGCCGATTTCGTGATTGGCGCATCCCTCAAGGGCGCGGTGACCCTGGCCTGCGGCTGTTCCGGCCATGCCTTCAAATTCGGCCCGGCCCTCGGCCCCCTGGTCGCCGACGCCCTCGAGGGGCGCGCCATCCCCGAGCTCTTCTCACCCGCCCGTCCCGGCCTCCGGGCTGCAGCCCCGTCACCCGCGGCCCCCATCACCCGCTGA
- a CDS encoding SDR family NAD(P)-dependent oxidoreductase, with protein sequence MTLEGRTAFVSGAGGPMGAAIARRYAGAGADLMVTDISANRLNAAADALRRDFPERRIVSHRANGLIEAEANETAQIALDQLGRVDILVNVVGGIKSADLVMPVLTMTEERWDTTFAFNLKGLFFLVRALGPQMVANQYGRIVNISSVTFAGDDKQPEYGAAKAAVASISRSLSMELAPYVTVNCIAPGMIQTSVLERADPALVEAYRSRTVLKRLGTPEDIAGAALFLASDDAAYITGVILPVSGGIWPAL encoded by the coding sequence ATGACCCTCGAAGGAAGAACGGCCTTCGTCTCCGGCGCCGGCGGTCCCATGGGTGCTGCCATCGCCCGGCGCTATGCCGGGGCGGGCGCGGATCTGATGGTCACCGACATTTCCGCCAACCGTCTCAACGCCGCTGCCGACGCGTTGCGGCGCGATTTTCCCGAGCGTCGCATCGTCTCGCACCGCGCCAATGGCTTGATCGAGGCGGAGGCCAACGAGACGGCCCAGATCGCCCTCGATCAGCTCGGCCGCGTCGACATCCTGGTGAATGTCGTCGGCGGCATCAAGAGTGCCGACCTCGTCATGCCCGTGCTGACCATGACCGAGGAGCGCTGGGATACGACCTTCGCCTTCAATCTGAAGGGCCTGTTTTTTCTCGTCCGGGCGCTCGGTCCCCAGATGGTGGCCAACCAATACGGCCGCATCGTGAACATTTCCTCCGTCACCTTCGCCGGCGACGACAAGCAGCCCGAATACGGGGCCGCCAAGGCCGCCGTGGCCTCGATCTCGCGGTCGCTGTCCATGGAGCTGGCCCCCTATGTCACCGTGAACTGCATTGCGCCCGGCATGATCCAGACCTCGGTGCTCGAGCGCGCCGATCCGGCACTCGTCGAGGCCTATCGCAGCCGCACCGTGCTCAAGCGCCTGGGAACGCCCGAGGACATCGCCGGCGCCGCTTTGTTCCTGGCCAGTGACGATGCCGCCTACATCACCGGCGTGATCCTGCCGGTGTCGGGAGGGATCTGGCCGGCCCTTTGA
- a CDS encoding class I adenylate-forming enzyme family protein encodes METLNEVLTRSARILADRPFIVSDAETLTYGEFAAQTARAANVLSDLGIGKGDPVGLYLPSCPVLAVGYFACQRLGAIPTPMSAMYRETEVGNISARTEMKAMLTTPQGLDVVTAVRAATGFPRHILVVGGTGDGPGVIPFEPAMAAAPATFNNVVCGPADSAALFFTSGTTGAPKGALHTQLSQYSTLKDMMTYNRFRFGTEVFLDVLPIFNNFGATCKMNLALFSGATMIMQERWDTQRVLKTIRDHKVTFMAGTPTMFLYMINEFDPAVDDLSSLRLAVTGGAPVAPAIMEQFEAKFGVRLVQAYGSTEVTGYITGEPLIGPRRFGSAGLPFGSAEITIVDDDGNSLPANEIGEIRVGGDTVGGGYWLDPETTAKIFTDKGWLSGDLGYLDADGFLFIVDRKKDVIISGGYNIYPLEVEDLIYGYPDVGVCALVGVSDPVKGEIPAAVIVVRPGTTVSPDGLIDFCRSKVAAYKVPRQVYFIDEMPLGPNGKILKRQLRDWIAAGRITPAETAAAPRKAMS; translated from the coding sequence ATGGAGACCCTCAACGAGGTCCTGACACGTTCGGCGCGCATCTTGGCCGACCGGCCGTTCATCGTGAGCGACGCGGAGACCCTGACCTATGGCGAGTTCGCCGCGCAGACCGCGCGCGCCGCCAATGTGCTCTCCGATCTGGGCATCGGCAAGGGCGATCCTGTCGGCCTCTATCTGCCGAGCTGTCCGGTCCTGGCTGTGGGCTACTTCGCCTGTCAGCGCCTCGGCGCCATCCCGACGCCCATGAGCGCCATGTATCGCGAGACCGAAGTCGGCAACATCTCGGCGCGCACCGAGATGAAGGCGATGCTCACCACTCCCCAGGGCCTGGACGTCGTGACTGCGGTGCGCGCGGCCACCGGCTTTCCGCGCCACATCCTGGTGGTCGGCGGCACCGGTGACGGTCCGGGCGTCATCCCGTTTGAGCCGGCCATGGCGGCCGCGCCTGCGACCTTTAACAATGTGGTCTGCGGCCCTGCCGACAGCGCGGCCCTCTTCTTCACCTCGGGCACGACGGGAGCGCCGAAGGGCGCGCTGCACACCCAGCTCAGCCAATATTCGACCCTGAAGGACATGATGACCTACAACCGGTTCCGCTTCGGGACCGAGGTCTTCCTGGACGTCCTGCCGATTTTCAATAATTTCGGCGCCACCTGCAAGATGAACCTGGCCCTGTTTTCCGGCGCCACCATGATCATGCAGGAACGCTGGGACACCCAGCGCGTGCTGAAGACCATTCGCGACCACAAGGTCACCTTCATGGCCGGCACTCCGACCATGTTTCTCTACATGATCAACGAGTTCGATCCCGCCGTCGATGATCTCTCCTCCCTGCGTCTGGCGGTGACCGGTGGCGCACCGGTCGCACCGGCGATCATGGAGCAGTTCGAGGCGAAATTCGGTGTCCGCCTGGTCCAGGCCTATGGCTCGACCGAGGTCACCGGCTACATCACCGGCGAGCCGCTGATCGGTCCCCGTCGCTTCGGCTCCGCTGGCCTGCCCTTCGGCAGCGCCGAGATCACGATCGTCGATGACGACGGCAATTCCCTCCCCGCGAACGAAATCGGCGAGATCCGCGTCGGCGGCGACACGGTCGGCGGCGGCTACTGGCTCGATCCCGAGACCACCGCCAAGATCTTCACCGACAAGGGCTGGTTGAGCGGCGATCTCGGCTATCTCGATGCCGACGGCTTCCTCTTCATCGTCGACCGCAAGAAGGATGTGATCATTTCTGGCGGCTACAACATCTATCCCCTCGAGGTCGAGGACCTGATCTACGGCTATCCTGATGTCGGGGTCTGCGCCCTTGTCGGCGTCAGCGATCCCGTGAAGGGCGAGATTCCCGCAGCCGTCATCGTCGTCCGGCCGGGAACGACGGTCAGCCCCGATGGCCTGATCGACTTCTGCCGCAGCAAGGTCGCCGCCTACAAGGTGCCGCGCCAGGTCTATTTCATCGACGAGATGCCGCTCGGCCCCAATGGCAAGATCCTCAAACGGCAGCTGCGCGACTGGATTGCCGCAGGCCGCATCACCCCGGCGGAGACCGCAGCGGCGCCCCGAAAGGCCATGTCATGA
- a CDS encoding aminotransferase, translating to MPAPIKNNVSAFLHPFSHMPTLAESGPVVIDHGRGIYVFDEQGRKYLEGNSGLWNVVLGFDNPALVAAAREAYAKLPAYHAFFGRVARAGLDLAQRLVDMAPMPADRVFFANSGSEANDSVVKMLWLMAEAEGQPQRKTILTRWNSYHGTTVMTASLTGKAYNQAFGLPLAQVKYVMNPHHWREGRPGESELEFSARCAADLEARITELGADTIAGFFAEPVMGAGGVVPPPEGYFQAIQPVLRRHGIPLVADEVICGFGRTGERWGSITYGMTPDIVVASKVITAGFFPMGAVILSPEITARVEAASAKYDEFPHGFTTGAHPVGCAIAMAVLDQIEQGGILKHIQAVSPLFQRRLKALADHPMVGEARGIGLMGALEIVADKPTKQAFPGQWDVSEKIAGVALKHGLIVRPLGSAVVLAPPFIITEAEIDELFSILERTLDEVHASVMKLAA from the coding sequence ATGCCCGCCCCGATCAAGAACAATGTCAGCGCGTTCCTGCACCCGTTCTCCCACATGCCGACCCTGGCCGAGAGCGGCCCCGTGGTGATCGACCACGGTCGCGGCATCTATGTCTTCGATGAGCAGGGACGGAAATATCTCGAAGGCAATTCCGGCCTCTGGAATGTCGTCCTCGGCTTCGACAACCCGGCTTTGGTCGCCGCCGCCCGCGAGGCCTATGCGAAGCTGCCGGCCTATCACGCCTTCTTCGGCCGCGTCGCCCGCGCCGGCCTCGACCTCGCCCAGCGCCTCGTCGACATGGCCCCGATGCCGGCCGACCGCGTCTTCTTCGCCAATTCCGGCTCCGAGGCCAATGACAGCGTCGTCAAGATGCTGTGGCTCATGGCCGAAGCCGAAGGCCAGCCGCAGCGCAAGACCATTCTGACGCGCTGGAACTCCTATCACGGCACCACCGTCATGACCGCGAGCCTCACCGGCAAAGCCTATAACCAGGCCTTCGGACTGCCGCTTGCCCAGGTCAAATATGTCATGAACCCGCATCATTGGCGCGAAGGCCGGCCCGGCGAATCCGAGCTCGAATTCTCCGCCCGGTGTGCCGCCGATCTGGAGGCGCGGATCACCGAGCTCGGCGCCGACACCATCGCCGGCTTCTTCGCCGAACCCGTCATGGGCGCGGGCGGCGTCGTTCCGCCGCCGGAGGGATATTTCCAGGCCATCCAGCCGGTCTTGCGCCGCCATGGGATCCCTCTCGTCGCCGACGAGGTGATCTGCGGCTTCGGGCGGACCGGGGAGCGTTGGGGGTCCATCACCTATGGCATGACGCCCGACATTGTCGTTGCCTCGAAGGTCATCACCGCGGGTTTCTTCCCCATGGGCGCGGTGATCCTGAGCCCCGAGATCACCGCGAGGGTCGAGGCCGCCTCCGCCAAATATGACGAATTCCCGCATGGCTTCACCACCGGCGCTCATCCCGTGGGCTGCGCCATCGCCATGGCCGTCCTCGACCAGATCGAGCAGGGCGGCATCCTCAAGCACATCCAGGCGGTCTCGCCCCTGTTCCAGCGTCGCCTCAAGGCCCTGGCCGACCATCCCATGGTGGGCGAGGCCCGCGGCATCGGCCTCATGGGCGCCCTCGAGATCGTCGCCGACAAGCCCACCAAGCAAGCCTTCCCCGGGCAATGGGACGTCAGTGAGAAGATCGCAGGGGTGGCACTCAAGCATGGCCTGATCGTGCGGCCGCTGGGGAGTGCCGTGGTCCTGGCTCCGCCCTTCATCATCACCGAGGCGGAGATCGACGAGCTCTTTTCGATCCTCGAGCGCACCCTCGACGAGGTCCATGCCTCGGTCATGAAACTGGCGGCCTGA